The Acinetobacter calcoaceticus sequence CTCCGTCTAACGAACCAGCACCTGCAAGTAAACTCATTCCGACCAAGCGCTCTACTTTATTGTGGATGCTGGTAGTTCTAATAGTCGGTATTTTAGTAATTTTATGGGCTTGGAGAATTGGACCTTTTGCAACCAGTGTCCAACAAACTGACAATAGTTATGTCAAAGGTAAAACTACCATTTTATCTTCTCAGATTAATGGCTATGTTAAAGACGTATTAGTAAAAGATTTTGACCATGTCAAAAAGGGTCAAGTGTTAATGCATATTGATGCAACCACTTACGATCAAAAAGTCACACAAGCTGCTTCAGGCGTTGAACAGGCTAAAAATACCTTAGCCAATCAAACCCAATCCATTGCTCAGAAACAAGCTGATATTGTGGCAGCACAAGCCAAAGTTGATCAAGTTAAAGCTCAATACCAACTCTCTTTAGCGCAGCTCAGACGTTATCAACAGTTGGGTAATAGTGGAGCTGCATCTAAATCTGAACAAGATAAAGCAGCAGCAGATGCAGAAAATAACCTTGCGGCACTCAAACAGGCAGAAGCAAATGTTTTAGTAGCCGAAGAAGCTTTAAAAACAGCACAAGTGGCTAAAGCGGGGTTAGAGGCACAGGTCTCTAGTGCTAAAGCTCAATTAGACCAAGCACAAACCACCAAAGATTATAGTGTCATTATTGCCCCAATGAATGGACAGCTTGGTGAAGTAAACCCTCGTGTTGGTCAATACGTAGCTGCTGGTTCACAATTACTCTATTTGATTCCCCAACAAACGTGGGTAATTGCCAATTTCAAAGAAACTCAAATTGCCAATATGCGAGTTGGGCAAAAAGCATGGTTTACAGTCGATGCTATGAAACACAAAAAATTTACAGGCCATGTTGAACAAATATCACCAGCTGCGGGTTCAGAATTTAGTGTCTTAAAACCAGATAATGCGACTGGTAACTTTACCAAAGTGGTTCAGCGTATTGCGGTACGTATTACGATAGATCCAAATCAGGAAGGATTTGAATACTTACGTCCAGGTATGTCAGTGATTACCTCTGTCGACACAAGCTCTTAATTAGTTTTTTAAAATTCTGTTTAAAAAGCTACAATGTGATCAATCATTATTTTCTCAATTTCTAATGTTTGATCACATTGTTCCATCTGTTCCCTATCAGTCTATTAACCTACCTTATTCCGTACATCTCGATATTAAACGATTAGATTTAATTCACCCTCAAATTTCGGGTAATAAATTTTTTAAATTAAAATACAATATATTAGAAGCCCAAAAACAAGGGTTAACCCGTATTTTGACATTTGGCGGAGCTTATTCAAATCATATTGCTGCGACCGCCTATGCTGCTCATCTTTATGGCTTAAAAAGTGTAGGCATTATTCGTGGAGAAGAACTCGCCACACAACCACTTAACCCAACATTAGCAAATGCTCAAAAGTTAGGAATGCAGTTGCATTTCGTCTCACGCAATGAATATCGTTTGAGAAATGATGGGAATTATCTTCAACAATTACACAATCATTTTCCAAAAACCTATCTCATACCTGAAGGCGGTACTAATGATTTAGCAGTACGAGGCTGTCAAGAAATTCTCAGTCAAAGTGATTTGCAAAACTATGATGTCATTTGCTGTGCAGTCGGAACTGGAGGGACTATTTCTGGGCTGATTGAACGAAGTGCCCCACATCAAAAGATTTTAGGGTTTTCTGCATTAAAAGGTAATTTTCTAAAACGAGATATTATGCAGTGGACTAAAAAACAGAATTGGTCACTGACAGATGCCTACTGCTGTGGTGGTTACGCTAAAACTTCACCTGAGCTACTCGCATTTATCCAAAAATTTGAAGAGCAACATGCGGTACCACTTGAACCGATCTATACGGGAAAAATGATGTTCGGTCTGTTTGACCTTATCAAAAATAATTACTTTCCTGAAGGAACTCGTATTCTGGCAATTCATTCTGGTGGTTTACAAGGGAAAATCACATCAATAACTTACTAGTTTTTAGGTCACATTGTTCACTACCGTGATAAATGTCTTTAGCATGAGTAAGT is a genomic window containing:
- a CDS encoding HlyD family secretion protein, translated to MSDDQNKPEQTPPQAAPAPSNEPAPASKLIPTKRSTLLWMLVVLIVGILVILWAWRIGPFATSVQQTDNSYVKGKTTILSSQINGYVKDVLVKDFDHVKKGQVLMHIDATTYDQKVTQAASGVEQAKNTLANQTQSIAQKQADIVAAQAKVDQVKAQYQLSLAQLRRYQQLGNSGAASKSEQDKAAADAENNLAALKQAEANVLVAEEALKTAQVAKAGLEAQVSSAKAQLDQAQTTKDYSVIIAPMNGQLGEVNPRVGQYVAAGSQLLYLIPQQTWVIANFKETQIANMRVGQKAWFTVDAMKHKKFTGHVEQISPAAGSEFSVLKPDNATGNFTKVVQRIAVRITIDPNQEGFEYLRPGMSVITSVDTSS
- a CDS encoding 1-aminocyclopropane-1-carboxylate deaminase/D-cysteine desulfhydrase is translated as MFDHIVPSVPYQSINLPYSVHLDIKRLDLIHPQISGNKFFKLKYNILEAQKQGLTRILTFGGAYSNHIAATAYAAHLYGLKSVGIIRGEELATQPLNPTLANAQKLGMQLHFVSRNEYRLRNDGNYLQQLHNHFPKTYLIPEGGTNDLAVRGCQEILSQSDLQNYDVICCAVGTGGTISGLIERSAPHQKILGFSALKGNFLKRDIMQWTKKQNWSLTDAYCCGGYAKTSPELLAFIQKFEEQHAVPLEPIYTGKMMFGLFDLIKNNYFPEGTRILAIHSGGLQGKITSITY